The genomic interval CTAGAATCTTGAAGGAGAATATGCGAGCCATTGACATAGCAGCAAGATATGGGGGAGAAGAGTTTGTGGCAATCCTCCCCGAAACCAATAAAAAGGGCGCCCTCACTTTAGCTGAGAGAATTCGGAAGAGGGTGGAGAAGGAGAGCTTTGAGGGCAATAAGCAACAGCCCACAGTTAACAAGACAGTTAGCTTAGGTGTGGCAACTTATCCTATAGATGCTACCACTCAACCAAAATTAATTGAGAAAGCGGATCAAGCGTTGTATCGGGCGAAACGGGGGGAAGGAATAGGGTAGTAGGAAGCTGATGAATTCTTCTCCCCCTAGGAGTTGCTGATCCACAACCTCGTAGAATTCCCTTCCATGTTCCATCTTCCTTTCCTCAAGGACGAATTGCAAATACAATTCTTTAGCTCTTCTTTTACTTCTGGAAAACATTGGGAAGATCTTATCTACTTCAACAAATTTCATTTTCTTTTTGCCTAAATAAGCAAGATGGCTGCTCCACGGGTATTCGCTGGGGCTGTCAATTTATTTTTGACCGTTAAAGCTTTTTTGCGCTCTGACGATAAATAGAGTGTGCACGTTATTGACTCAAAAGGGGCAATCATTGATGCGAGCCGCCAAAGCACATGCCAAAAAATCTGAAGTAGATTTGGATGAGCTATTTTCGGAGTTTAAAGCCACAGGGAATCCAGAGATCGTGGAGGAAATAATTCGAAGGTATTTAAATTTGGTGCCCTTCATCGCCCGAAAATATGCTACCGAGAGCGAGTCTCTCGAGGATCTTATACAGGTAGGATACGTAGGTTTGATAAATGCGGTAAATGATTTTGATCCCAAGCGTGGGGTCAAATTCTCCACTTATGCCACCCACAAGATTTCCGGCGAAATAAGACATTACCTCAGGGATAAATCGTCACTGATGCGCGAGCCCCGTTGGGCTCAAAGCTTAAACTGGCAAATAAATCAGGCCATTGAGATCCTTTCCCAACGTCTCCACCGCCTTCCCACGGTAAGTGAGATTGCGAGGGAAGTGGGCATAACCGAGGATAAACTCTTGAATGCCCTTAAAACCAGGCATTTTCGCCAACCAATGGAATTTCCACCCATCTTTGACTCTAAGGACAGTGAATTTCTCATAGATCAGATAAGATCCCGTCTCCACATCGATCGAGATTTCCCCATCGAGGATAAGATAGTCCTCTTTGACGCCCTGATGCAATTAAGTGAGCTCAAGCGAAAGATCATCTACCTCTTCTTCTTCGAGGACTTAACCCAAAGCCAGATCGCCAAAAGGATTGGAGTTTCCCAACGCCACGTCTCGCGCCTGCTTCAAAGTTCCCTCTCGAAGCTCAAGTCGGTGGTCGAGAGTCGATAGTTATAGGAGGTTAGCAAGGAATCGAAGAGAAAATCGGGCAAGCCCTTGATTCTTTGAAGCTAAACCAATGCCCAGGTTCATGAGAGGAGGTTTGCTTATCCACTTTATAAAGGTGGTGCCCACGCGAAAGTAAAGGGCATACCTGCGGTGAAGCAAATCTTTATATTTGGATAAAGCCTTTGAATCGCCCGATCTCAAGACCTCATCGATTACCTCTGCGGCTAACTTCCCACTTTCGAGGGCATATGTTACTCCTTCTCCCGTGAAGGGATTCACCAGACTCGCTGCATCTCCGACCAGCAAGACTCCACTGGCAACGGCTTCGGAAGCCATCCCTCCACGAAGAACATCGCCTTTGGGCGAATCTAGGGGTATTGCCTTGGTCAATTTCTTTCGTGCGTGAGCACTATTGTGTATGAAGTTGGAGAGAACTTGAGGGAGATTTAATTGGTATTTCTTTACATCGTCGATAAGAGCACCGACGCCAACATTGGCTATCCCGTTGCCTGCAGGGAATATCCAACCGAAGGCGGGCAGGATGCAATCCTCGCCGTAGATTTCCATGAAATCATCATCTTCTATGCCTTGATAATATGCCCTTATGGCTATACCGATGCTTCGGGGTTTTCTTTTCAGAAGTCCCAGGATTCTCCCCACCCTTGAATGTGCACCGTCGGCGGCGATGACGAATGGGGAATAAATCTTTAAGTGCTTTCCATCGCGTTTTGCTCTAACTCCTATGACTTTACCATTTTCAAGTAACGGTTCGATGACCAGGCAATTATCCCAAAATTCGGCTCCGGCGCGGATGGCATGCCTGCGTAAGATATCATCCAATTCTATTCTGGGAATGATGAAGCCATAGCGGGGATATTTTTTCACAGGAGGCCAATTTGCTTCTATGCAACCACCTTTGGTGGCAAATATCCTTACGCCCCTAGTTCTTTTGAATTTCCCCTCGATTTCGGGGAGCAATCCCATATCTTTTAGAATCCCCACCGCTCGGGGGGAGATACCATCACCACAAGCCTTATCCCGAGGAAATCGGCATTTATCCACGAATAAAACCTTGTGACCGAGTTTGGAGAGGTAATATGCAGCTGAGGAACCACCAGGTCCTGCGCCTACGATGGCGACCTCAAAATCCATGAGTCCACCCTCTCAAAGTGGAAAGCGAGTGATTTTGAGTGATTTTAAATGATTGTAGTTTATCATATTTTCAGGCGTGTTAAAACTGTCACGTGAGCTAAAGGATGTTCGAGTTTTATATCGAATTAAAGGGTGAAATGATAAAAATTTTGGCCGATTTAGAGAGGGACATAAGGGTAGTCAAAAGGGAATTTGAGAGGGAGGTCAGTCTGCCCGACAAGTTAGTTGCGACTTCCGCAGGCCATAACCTTTTTAAAGGGCAGGGCAGATCCAACCGGCGATTCATTTTAACTCCCCTATTACTGATCTCCGCAAAATTCGGGCGGTATAATTTTCGAAAGCTTAAACCCGTTGCTGTTGCTCTGGAGCTATTGGATTTAGCCGTCGGAAGGCACTATGCGGGTACCAATATAGGTGAGCGACGAGCCCAACCCGAAACCCGAAACCGGAAACCCGAAAATAATTTGGCTCTAATATGTGGTGATTACTATTATGCTAAAGCCTTGACTTTGGTCTCCTCACTGGGCGATAGCCAAGTTATAAGAATTTTAGCTGAGGCCATCGCGAACATCGCTGAGGGGGAAGCCCTCCCTGGCTGGCCCATTGGACGGGGTGAGCATCTTCCCGACGATAAATCCCAATCTCGCCTGAGGGGAGTCAGGGATTGGGAGAAATTTTATGAGAAGCTCAGGAAAAAGGCTTCCCTTTATGTTGCCTCTTGTCGCTTGGGGGCGTTGCTCGCCGAATGTAGTGAAGAAATGATAGTGGCTTTTTCCCATTTCGGTCAAAATGCTGGATTAGTTTGCGAACTTGTTAAAGAGATGTATCGAGTTCCCGAGGGAGAGGGTTTGAGGCTCATGGAGGAAGCGAGATCCTTCTGTGAGCGAGCCAAGGAATTCTTAAGGGTTCTTCCCGATAATCCATATCGTGACTTTCTCCATCATGTAATTGATACATTCCTTGTTTGAAATGCAATTTTAAAGTAGACTATCTATTGAAAATATTGAAAAAGAGCATTTTGAGACGCTTGACTGCCGGGGATGGAAAGTTGCAGTGCTTTGTGTGTGGCGTGGATAATCCAAAGAATAGGCGGTACTGTTTTGTCTGTGGTAACCAGCTTTCACCGGAAGTAACCATACTACATGAGGATACAGAAGTATCTCAAAAATCCGAAATGGTAAAAAGGCACGGTGAATCTGGGGAGAAACCTCCAGAAGTAAAGGAAAAACCCAATACTCAGGTGGTTCGGCCCAAGGGATATATGCTTCGGTGGTTTTTCTTCTATTTCCTTTTAGGTCTTTTGGTTGTTCTCTTTCTCGTTCTTCTCTGGTTGCTCTTTCAATTTTAATTACGTCTGTCCGTGGGATGAGCAGAGGAAGGTAGCTCTATCACCCAGTGTCGTGTTCCGACTCCATTTAGTCTCTCTTTTAAAGGTGAATTATTTGTATTAAAATCTAAAACTAGTGATTATTTTCACTTGATTTCGAGGGGATAAAATCCATATGGCAAAACCGGATTTAATTTTACTTCATGCGCCTAGTGTCTATGATTTTCGGAAAATGCCCATTATGTATGGACCAGTAAGTGATGTAATACCATCGGGTCCGATTTTTGAAATGTATCCCATTGGCTTCGCTACCATAGCTGAATATCTGGAGAGAAGTGGTTTATCCGTCCGGATAATAAATATAGCGGTAAGGATGATGAAGAGCCCTCGTTTTGATGTTGAGAAACTGATAAGGTCCCTCGATGCTCAAGCTTTCGGAATAGATCTTCACTGGCTCCCTCACGCCCATGGAAGTTTGGAAATAGCAAAAATCATCAAGAAGTACCATCCACATACTCCAGTTATCTTTGGAGGTTTTTCCGCCACCTATTTTCATGAAGAGCTCATTCGCTATCCTCAAGTTGATTTCGTGGTTAGGGGGGATTCCACGGAGGAACCCTTACGTTTACTCATTGAATGCATTAAGAATGGAGGAAATCCCGAAGTCATCCCCAATTTAACCTGGAAGGATCTGGCGGGAAATACAAGGATGAACCCCATCACCTGCGTCCCGGATAATATCAATTACATAAGTCTAGATTATGGTCACATAATGCGTTCGGTGGTGAAGTATCAAGATTTAATAGGTCACATACCCTTCGAAAATTGGCTAAAGTATCCCATAACGGCTGCACTTACTTGTAGAGGTTGCACCAAAAATTGTGTAACCTGTGGTGGCTCCGCAACCACTTTCAGAAAAATTTTCAGGCGAAATCGGGCAGCTTTTAGAGATCCGGAACTCCTGGCTCAAGATATTGAAAGTATTCAGAGGCATCTCAAGGGACCCATTTTTGTTGTGGGGGACGTACGGCAGGCGGGTGACGATTATGCCCACAAGTTTCTATCTGAGCTGAAAAAGCGCAGGATAACAAATCGAGTTGCCTTTGAGTTTTTCACTCCACCTCCAGAGGATTTCTTGGCAAGCCTAAAAGAGGCCTTACCACACTACAGCGTCGAGATTTCCATGGAATCCCACGATGAAGAGGTGCGAAGAGCTATTGGAAAAATCTACTCCAATGAGGCTGTGGAGGCGAGTATCAAATATGCTTTGAATAATGGCTGTGAAAGATTCGATCTTTATTTTATGACTGGCTTGCCAAAGCAAACCGCTCAATCTGTTTTGGACACGGTCGAATACTGCGATCAGCTTTATGGGAAACTCGATGGAGATAAGAGATTGCTCCTGTTCATCTCCCCCATGGCTCCCTTCCTTGATCCGGGAAGTCAAATCTTTGAAAATCCAGATTCCTATGGATACAGTCTCTCCTGCAAAACGCTTGAGGAGCACAGACAAGCTCTAACTCGGCCAAGTTGGAAGTACATTCTCAATTACGAAACCCAGTGGATGACCCGGAATGAGCAGGTTGAAAGCACCTATCAAGCCGCTTTGGGGTTAAACAGATTAAAGGCGGAATACGGAGCCGTGGATTTTAAAACCGCGCAGGAGACCGAGGTCAGGATTTTAAGGGCACAAGAGGTTATAAAGAAAATAGATGACATCGTGTCCATTGAAGACGAAGTGGTCAGAGAGAGAAGGTTGCGAGAATTAAAGGGAGAAGAATTAGTTAGTGTTTCGACCGTGTGCGAGAAGAGGGAATTGGAATGGCCCACTCAGATATTCAATTTCCGCGCATTAAATATAATTCGAACCCTCTCTGTGCCGAAGTTTGCGAGAGCCAATCCTTCCTCCCATGCGAAGAATAAATAAAATGGGGGTGAGTGAAGTCAAGAGCCATAATATCAGTATATCCCCAAAAATTAAAAAAGACCTTAAAAGGGTGGAGGAGAAACTGACCCAAATAGTTTCCTCTGGAGATGGGCGGTTGGCTCAATCTTCGCTCGTTATCCTGGAGGCTGGGGGAAAGAGACTTCGACCAGCCTTGGTACTCATTTCGGGTGCGATGAGACACTACGATCTCGAGAAACTTATGCCAGCGGCCATTGCCGTGGAACTCATTCACATGGCCTCCCTCGTCCACGATGACATTGTGGATGGTGCTGAGACGAGGAGAGGCATGCCCACCATAAATTTTACCTGGGGATCTCATATCGCTACGGCTACGGGGGATTTTTTGTTCGCTACTGCCTTCGTTCTCCTCTCAAAACTCGATAATTCGCGGGCAGTGGATATCATGTCTCAAACCGCCTTGGATTTAAGCTTGGGGGAATTACAGCAGGTGGAGACGGCCCACAGCCTCGCTCAAACCATCGATGATTATTTGACGGTGATAAGGAATAAGACCGCCACCCTCTTTTCAGCCTCTTGCCAGCTTGGAGGATTGATCTCGGGAGCGAGCGAGGAGGATAGCGAGGCTTTAAAAATCTATGGGGAGAACCTTGGAATGGCTTTTCAGATATATGATGATTTGCTCGATCTATCGGGTGAGAAGGAGTCCCTGGGAAAGCCCATTGGGGCTGACTTACGAGACGGGACGCTCACTATGCCTATCCTTTTTGCTTTGGAGGAAACGGAACTTAACTCACATTTGTGCCGGGTCATTGAGGGCAGGAATTCAACCGAGGATGAAATAAAGGAAGCCATCCAAATTATCCGAGGCACAAAAGCTTTGCTTCGCACCAGAGAAGAAGCCAACACGTACGTCAAGAAAGCCATAGATGCTCTCTCTTCAATATCCAGCGAAGAGACGCGAAGGAATCTATTATCCATTGGATACTTTGTGGTTGATAGGTACCATTGATACAGGATTAAGGATTAAGGATTAAGGATTAAAGAACGGGTTTGGTTAGTGGTTAGCTTAATCCTTATAGCTTACAGCTTCAAGTTATTGGTACAATAAAATAAACTGTGAACTGTGAACCTTGAACCAATTAAAGGTGAATGAGATGTTATTGGCGGCAAAGTGGGTTTTACCCATCACCAGCGATCCCATCGAAAATGGGGCCATTTTGGTATCCAAGGATAAAATAAAGGCTGTCGGTCGTAAAAGGGATTTGATAAAGACTTGTCCAAAGGAGACCGTTATCGACTTCGATAAAGGCATACT from Actinomycetota bacterium carries:
- a CDS encoding GGDEF domain-containing protein — its product is RILKENMRAIDIAARYGGEEFVAILPETNKKGALTLAERIRKRVEKESFEGNKQQPTVNKTVSLGVATYPIDATTQPKLIEKADQALYRAKRGEGIG
- a CDS encoding sigma-70 family RNA polymerase sigma factor, which translates into the protein MRAAKAHAKKSEVDLDELFSEFKATGNPEIVEEIIRRYLNLVPFIARKYATESESLEDLIQVGYVGLINAVNDFDPKRGVKFSTYATHKISGEIRHYLRDKSSLMREPRWAQSLNWQINQAIEILSQRLHRLPTVSEIAREVGITEDKLLNALKTRHFRQPMEFPPIFDSKDSEFLIDQIRSRLHIDRDFPIEDKIVLFDALMQLSELKRKIIYLFFFEDLTQSQIAKRIGVSQRHVSRLLQSSLSKLKSVVESR
- a CDS encoding geranylgeranyl reductase family protein → MDFEVAIVGAGPGGSSAAYYLSKLGHKVLFVDKCRFPRDKACGDGISPRAVGILKDMGLLPEIEGKFKRTRGVRIFATKGGCIEANWPPVKKYPRYGFIIPRIELDDILRRHAIRAGAEFWDNCLVIEPLLENGKVIGVRAKRDGKHLKIYSPFVIAADGAHSRVGRILGLLKRKPRSIGIAIRAYYQGIEDDDFMEIYGEDCILPAFGWIFPAGNGIANVGVGALIDDVKKYQLNLPQVLSNFIHNSAHARKKLTKAIPLDSPKGDVLRGGMASEAVASGVLLVGDAASLVNPFTGEGVTYALESGKLAAEVIDEVLRSGDSKALSKYKDLLHRRYALYFRVGTTFIKWISKPPLMNLGIGLASKNQGLARFSLRFLANLL
- a CDS encoding polyprenyl synthetase family protein, with the protein product MFEFYIELKGEMIKILADLERDIRVVKREFEREVSLPDKLVATSAGHNLFKGQGRSNRRFILTPLLLISAKFGRYNFRKLKPVAVALELLDLAVGRHYAGTNIGERRAQPETRNRKPENNLALICGDYYYAKALTLVSSLGDSQVIRILAEAIANIAEGEALPGWPIGRGEHLPDDKSQSRLRGVRDWEKFYEKLRKKASLYVASCRLGALLAECSEEMIVAFSHFGQNAGLVCELVKEMYRVPEGEGLRLMEEARSFCERAKEFLRVLPDNPYRDFLHHVIDTFLV
- a CDS encoding TIGR04190 family B12-binding domain/radical SAM domain protein; amino-acid sequence: MAKPDLILLHAPSVYDFRKMPIMYGPVSDVIPSGPIFEMYPIGFATIAEYLERSGLSVRIINIAVRMMKSPRFDVEKLIRSLDAQAFGIDLHWLPHAHGSLEIAKIIKKYHPHTPVIFGGFSATYFHEELIRYPQVDFVVRGDSTEEPLRLLIECIKNGGNPEVIPNLTWKDLAGNTRMNPITCVPDNINYISLDYGHIMRSVVKYQDLIGHIPFENWLKYPITAALTCRGCTKNCVTCGGSATTFRKIFRRNRAAFRDPELLAQDIESIQRHLKGPIFVVGDVRQAGDDYAHKFLSELKKRRITNRVAFEFFTPPPEDFLASLKEALPHYSVEISMESHDEEVRRAIGKIYSNEAVEASIKYALNNGCERFDLYFMTGLPKQTAQSVLDTVEYCDQLYGKLDGDKRLLLFISPMAPFLDPGSQIFENPDSYGYSLSCKTLEEHRQALTRPSWKYILNYETQWMTRNEQVESTYQAALGLNRLKAEYGAVDFKTAQETEVRILRAQEVIKKIDDIVSIEDEVVRERRLRELKGEELVSVSTVCEKRELEWPTQIFNFRALNIIRTLSVPKFARANPSSHAKNK
- a CDS encoding polyprenyl synthetase family protein; the encoded protein is MSEVKSHNISISPKIKKDLKRVEEKLTQIVSSGDGRLAQSSLVILEAGGKRLRPALVLISGAMRHYDLEKLMPAAIAVELIHMASLVHDDIVDGAETRRGMPTINFTWGSHIATATGDFLFATAFVLLSKLDNSRAVDIMSQTALDLSLGELQQVETAHSLAQTIDDYLTVIRNKTATLFSASCQLGGLISGASEEDSEALKIYGENLGMAFQIYDDLLDLSGEKESLGKPIGADLRDGTLTMPILFALEETELNSHLCRVIEGRNSTEDEIKEAIQIIRGTKALLRTREEANTYVKKAIDALSSISSEETRRNLLSIGYFVVDRYH